The following proteins are encoded in a genomic region of Ictalurus punctatus breed USDA103 chromosome 15, Coco_2.0, whole genome shotgun sequence:
- the b4galt3 gene encoding beta-1,4-galactosyltransferase 3 isoform X1, which yields MLLHLSFVPHHSYYVLSAVMLCCGRALDSPCTLALLVGFQFAFVLYFSLGGFRSLVSVLVHSSEPEFDYSRPHDVYTNLSQLSALPPPHPSGAEPQLRSCLLPSPLLVGPVSVRLSSPLSLEEIKEKNPLVTPGGHYRPTDCEPRHHTAIVVPYRNRQSHLRTLLYHLHPFLQRQQIHYGIYIIHQSGNSTFNRAKLLNVGVREALKEEDWGCIFLHDVDLLPENDHNTYTCHPQYPTHLSVAMDKFRYRLPYPQYFGGVSAITPDQYLKMNGFPNQYWGWGGEDDDIAARHWKGQVRLSGMKIVRPPVAVGHYKMIKHKGDKGNEQNPRRFDLLKHTRLNWRSDGLNSLTYEVLSKELEPLYTNLSVNIGEDPHPPPKKSALPKNASYPAARPKDREKDQGTLGWQSTQVTKLEGHLKVTNTSSDVGQKDVVKQEIV from the exons ATGCTCCTACATCTTTCTTTTGTCCCTCATCACTCCTACTATGTGCTCAGTGCCGTGATGCTGTGCTGTGGCCGAGCTCTGGACTCTCCCTGTACTCTGGCTCTGCTGGTGGGTTTCCAGTTTGCATTTGTGCTCTATTTCTCCTTGGGAGGCTTCCGTAGCCTTGTCTCTGTGCTGGTGCACTCCTCAGAACCTGAGTTTGACTACTCTCGGCCGCATGATGTCTACACTAACCTCAGCCAGCTCAGTGCCCTGCCGCCCCCTCATCCCAGCGGAGCTGAGCCACAGCTCAGGAGTTGCTTGCTGCCATCACCACTGCTTG TGGGTCCTGTGTCTGTTCGCCTGTCCTCCCCCCTTTCTCTGGAGGAGATAAAAGAGAAGAATCCTCTGGTGACCCCAGGAGGCCATTACCGTCCTACGGACTGTGAACCGAGACATCACACAGCTATCGTGGTCCCCTACAGAAATCGGCAGAGCCACCTGCGAACACTCCTCTACCATCTGCACCCGTTCCTGCAGAGGCAGCAGATACACTACGGCATCTACATCATACACCAG TCAGGAAACTCGACATTTAACCGTGCAAAACTACTGAATGTGGGAGTGCGGGAAGCTCTGAAAGAGGAAGACTGGGGTTGCATCTTCCTCCATGATGTTGACTTGCTTCCAGAAAATGACCACAACACCTACACTTGCCACCCACAGTACCCCACTCACCTCTCTGTGGCTATGGACAAGTTCAGATATAG GCTTCCGTACCCTCAGTACTTTGGTGGAGTGTCTGCCATCACTCCAGACCAGTACCTCAAGATGAATGGCTTTCCAAATCAGTACTGGGGCTGGGGAGGAGAGGATGATGACATTGCTGCTCG CCACTGGAAGGGTCA AGTTCGTCTATCTGGGATGAAGATAGTGCGCCCTCCTGTGGCCGTGGGTCATTATAAGATGATTAAGCATAAAGGGGACAAGGGTAATGAGCAGAACCCCAGAAG GTTTGACTTGTTGAAGCACACCAGGTTAAATTGGAGGTCAGATGGACTCAACTCGCTCACTTATGAGGTCCTTTCCAAAGAGTTAGAGCCGCTGTACACCAACCTGAGTGTCAACATTGGGGAAGACCCTCACCCTCCTCCCAAAAAGTCTGCACTCCCTAAAAATGCTTCTTATCCAGCAGCAAGACccaaagacagagaaaaagaccAAGGAACACTAGGATGGCAGTCCACTCAAGTTACCAAATTAGAGGGTCACTTAAAAGTAACCAATACGAGTTCAGATGTTGGTCAGAAAGATGTCgtgaaacaggaaattgtttga
- the b4galt3 gene encoding beta-1,4-galactosyltransferase 3 isoform X2, which produces MLLHLSFVPHHSYYVLSAVMLCCGRALDSPCTLALLVGFQFAFVLYFSLGGFRSLVSVLVHSSEPEFDYSRPHDVYTNLSQLSALPPPHPSGAEPQLRSCLLPSPLLVGPVSVRLSSPLSLEEIKEKNPLVTPGGHYRPTDCEPRHHTAIVVPYRNRQSHLRTLLYHLHPFLQRQQIHYGIYIIHQSGNSTFNRAKLLNVGVREALKEEDWGCIFLHDVDLLPENDHNTYTCHPQYPTHLSVAMDKFRYRLPYPQYFGGVSAITPDQYLKMNGFPNQYWGWGGEDDDIAARVRLSGMKIVRPPVAVGHYKMIKHKGDKGNEQNPRRFDLLKHTRLNWRSDGLNSLTYEVLSKELEPLYTNLSVNIGEDPHPPPKKSALPKNASYPAARPKDREKDQGTLGWQSTQVTKLEGHLKVTNTSSDVGQKDVVKQEIV; this is translated from the exons ATGCTCCTACATCTTTCTTTTGTCCCTCATCACTCCTACTATGTGCTCAGTGCCGTGATGCTGTGCTGTGGCCGAGCTCTGGACTCTCCCTGTACTCTGGCTCTGCTGGTGGGTTTCCAGTTTGCATTTGTGCTCTATTTCTCCTTGGGAGGCTTCCGTAGCCTTGTCTCTGTGCTGGTGCACTCCTCAGAACCTGAGTTTGACTACTCTCGGCCGCATGATGTCTACACTAACCTCAGCCAGCTCAGTGCCCTGCCGCCCCCTCATCCCAGCGGAGCTGAGCCACAGCTCAGGAGTTGCTTGCTGCCATCACCACTGCTTG TGGGTCCTGTGTCTGTTCGCCTGTCCTCCCCCCTTTCTCTGGAGGAGATAAAAGAGAAGAATCCTCTGGTGACCCCAGGAGGCCATTACCGTCCTACGGACTGTGAACCGAGACATCACACAGCTATCGTGGTCCCCTACAGAAATCGGCAGAGCCACCTGCGAACACTCCTCTACCATCTGCACCCGTTCCTGCAGAGGCAGCAGATACACTACGGCATCTACATCATACACCAG TCAGGAAACTCGACATTTAACCGTGCAAAACTACTGAATGTGGGAGTGCGGGAAGCTCTGAAAGAGGAAGACTGGGGTTGCATCTTCCTCCATGATGTTGACTTGCTTCCAGAAAATGACCACAACACCTACACTTGCCACCCACAGTACCCCACTCACCTCTCTGTGGCTATGGACAAGTTCAGATATAG GCTTCCGTACCCTCAGTACTTTGGTGGAGTGTCTGCCATCACTCCAGACCAGTACCTCAAGATGAATGGCTTTCCAAATCAGTACTGGGGCTGGGGAGGAGAGGATGATGACATTGCTGCTCG AGTTCGTCTATCTGGGATGAAGATAGTGCGCCCTCCTGTGGCCGTGGGTCATTATAAGATGATTAAGCATAAAGGGGACAAGGGTAATGAGCAGAACCCCAGAAG GTTTGACTTGTTGAAGCACACCAGGTTAAATTGGAGGTCAGATGGACTCAACTCGCTCACTTATGAGGTCCTTTCCAAAGAGTTAGAGCCGCTGTACACCAACCTGAGTGTCAACATTGGGGAAGACCCTCACCCTCCTCCCAAAAAGTCTGCACTCCCTAAAAATGCTTCTTATCCAGCAGCAAGACccaaagacagagaaaaagaccAAGGAACACTAGGATGGCAGTCCACTCAAGTTACCAAATTAGAGGGTCACTTAAAAGTAACCAATACGAGTTCAGATGTTGGTCAGAAAGATGTCgtgaaacaggaaattgtttga
- the b4galt3 gene encoding beta-1,4-galactosyltransferase 3 isoform X3 yields MLCCGRALDSPCTLALLVGFQFAFVLYFSLGGFRSLVSVLVHSSEPEFDYSRPHDVYTNLSQLSALPPPHPSGAEPQLRSCLLPSPLLVGPVSVRLSSPLSLEEIKEKNPLVTPGGHYRPTDCEPRHHTAIVVPYRNRQSHLRTLLYHLHPFLQRQQIHYGIYIIHQSGNSTFNRAKLLNVGVREALKEEDWGCIFLHDVDLLPENDHNTYTCHPQYPTHLSVAMDKFRYRLPYPQYFGGVSAITPDQYLKMNGFPNQYWGWGGEDDDIAARHWKGQVRLSGMKIVRPPVAVGHYKMIKHKGDKGNEQNPRRFDLLKHTRLNWRSDGLNSLTYEVLSKELEPLYTNLSVNIGEDPHPPPKKSALPKNASYPAARPKDREKDQGTLGWQSTQVTKLEGHLKVTNTSSDVGQKDVVKQEIV; encoded by the exons ATGCTGTGCTGTGGCCGAGCTCTGGACTCTCCCTGTACTCTGGCTCTGCTGGTGGGTTTCCAGTTTGCATTTGTGCTCTATTTCTCCTTGGGAGGCTTCCGTAGCCTTGTCTCTGTGCTGGTGCACTCCTCAGAACCTGAGTTTGACTACTCTCGGCCGCATGATGTCTACACTAACCTCAGCCAGCTCAGTGCCCTGCCGCCCCCTCATCCCAGCGGAGCTGAGCCACAGCTCAGGAGTTGCTTGCTGCCATCACCACTGCTTG TGGGTCCTGTGTCTGTTCGCCTGTCCTCCCCCCTTTCTCTGGAGGAGATAAAAGAGAAGAATCCTCTGGTGACCCCAGGAGGCCATTACCGTCCTACGGACTGTGAACCGAGACATCACACAGCTATCGTGGTCCCCTACAGAAATCGGCAGAGCCACCTGCGAACACTCCTCTACCATCTGCACCCGTTCCTGCAGAGGCAGCAGATACACTACGGCATCTACATCATACACCAG TCAGGAAACTCGACATTTAACCGTGCAAAACTACTGAATGTGGGAGTGCGGGAAGCTCTGAAAGAGGAAGACTGGGGTTGCATCTTCCTCCATGATGTTGACTTGCTTCCAGAAAATGACCACAACACCTACACTTGCCACCCACAGTACCCCACTCACCTCTCTGTGGCTATGGACAAGTTCAGATATAG GCTTCCGTACCCTCAGTACTTTGGTGGAGTGTCTGCCATCACTCCAGACCAGTACCTCAAGATGAATGGCTTTCCAAATCAGTACTGGGGCTGGGGAGGAGAGGATGATGACATTGCTGCTCG CCACTGGAAGGGTCA AGTTCGTCTATCTGGGATGAAGATAGTGCGCCCTCCTGTGGCCGTGGGTCATTATAAGATGATTAAGCATAAAGGGGACAAGGGTAATGAGCAGAACCCCAGAAG GTTTGACTTGTTGAAGCACACCAGGTTAAATTGGAGGTCAGATGGACTCAACTCGCTCACTTATGAGGTCCTTTCCAAAGAGTTAGAGCCGCTGTACACCAACCTGAGTGTCAACATTGGGGAAGACCCTCACCCTCCTCCCAAAAAGTCTGCACTCCCTAAAAATGCTTCTTATCCAGCAGCAAGACccaaagacagagaaaaagaccAAGGAACACTAGGATGGCAGTCCACTCAAGTTACCAAATTAGAGGGTCACTTAAAAGTAACCAATACGAGTTCAGATGTTGGTCAGAAAGATGTCgtgaaacaggaaattgtttga
- the LOC108276289 gene encoding protein Flattop isoform X1 encodes MSSSFSANQYDSAFKSNKLQNWTVPKQYKEKPSPAEGHTIFIATDRGHLLPGVKRGYPWTSFQGTWDLPSHIPPVHINPTARSQEGQQRLRKWGQVQNLVPSASGKLNETNENSRTPQCESILFQGTSGNGQHKGFSVNIPVPDGPGLERTVSQASQVESRPATQQSQVESRPATQQSQVESRPATQQSQVESRPATQQSQVESRPATQQSQVQSRPATQQSQVQSRPATQQSHAEPQPASTQSQAKSRPLTQASQANQD; translated from the exons ATGTCGTCGAGTTTCTCCGCAAACCAG TACGACAGCGCTTTCAAGTCGAATAAACTCCAGAACTGGACGGTACCAAAACAATACAAAGAG AAACCGTCGCCAGCAGAGGGCCACACTATATTTATAGCCACAGACAGAGGACACCTGCTTCCTGGTGTGAAG cGTGGATATCCTTGGACCTCATTCCAGGGGACGTGGGACTTACCAAGTCATATCCCTCCAGTTCACATTAATCCTACAGCACGCTCACAGGAGGGCCAGCAGCGCCTCAGGAAATGGGGGCAGGTGCAGAACCTGGTTCCATCAGCTTCGGGTAAACTAAATGAAACCAATGAAAACAGCAGGACACCACAGTGTGAG TCTATACTGTTTCAGGGTACTAGTGGTAATGGTCAGCACAAGGGATTTTCTGTGAACATTCCTGTTCCAGATGGACCCGGACTGGAAAGGACCGTATCACAAGCCAGTCAAGTTGAGTCTAGACCAGCAACTCAGCAAAGCCAAGTTGAGTCTAGACCAGCAACTCAGCAAAGCCAAGTTGAGTCTAGACCAGCAACTCAGCAAAGCCAAGTTGAGTCTAGACCAGCAACTCAGCAAAGCCAAGTTGAGTCTAGACCAGCAACTCAGCAAAGCCAAGTTCAGTCTAGACCAGCAACTCAGCAAAGCCAAGTTCAGTCTAGACCAGCAACTCAGCAAAGCCATGCTGAGCCACAACCAGCCTCTACACAAAGCCAGGCCAAGTCCAGACCACTAACGCAGGCCAGCCAGGCCAATCAAGATTAG
- the LOC108276289 gene encoding protein Flattop isoform X2: MSSSFSANQYDSAFKSNKLQNWTVPKQYKEKPSPAEGHTIFIATDRGHLLPGVKRGYPWTSFQGTWDLPSHIPPVHINPTARSQEGQQRLRKWGQVQNLVPSASGKLNETNENSRTPQCEGTSGNGQHKGFSVNIPVPDGPGLERTVSQASQVESRPATQQSQVESRPATQQSQVESRPATQQSQVESRPATQQSQVESRPATQQSQVQSRPATQQSQVQSRPATQQSHAEPQPASTQSQAKSRPLTQASQANQD, translated from the exons ATGTCGTCGAGTTTCTCCGCAAACCAG TACGACAGCGCTTTCAAGTCGAATAAACTCCAGAACTGGACGGTACCAAAACAATACAAAGAG AAACCGTCGCCAGCAGAGGGCCACACTATATTTATAGCCACAGACAGAGGACACCTGCTTCCTGGTGTGAAG cGTGGATATCCTTGGACCTCATTCCAGGGGACGTGGGACTTACCAAGTCATATCCCTCCAGTTCACATTAATCCTACAGCACGCTCACAGGAGGGCCAGCAGCGCCTCAGGAAATGGGGGCAGGTGCAGAACCTGGTTCCATCAGCTTCGGGTAAACTAAATGAAACCAATGAAAACAGCAGGACACCACAGTGTGAG GGTACTAGTGGTAATGGTCAGCACAAGGGATTTTCTGTGAACATTCCTGTTCCAGATGGACCCGGACTGGAAAGGACCGTATCACAAGCCAGTCAAGTTGAGTCTAGACCAGCAACTCAGCAAAGCCAAGTTGAGTCTAGACCAGCAACTCAGCAAAGCCAAGTTGAGTCTAGACCAGCAACTCAGCAAAGCCAAGTTGAGTCTAGACCAGCAACTCAGCAAAGCCAAGTTGAGTCTAGACCAGCAACTCAGCAAAGCCAAGTTCAGTCTAGACCAGCAACTCAGCAAAGCCAAGTTCAGTCTAGACCAGCAACTCAGCAAAGCCATGCTGAGCCACAACCAGCCTCTACACAAAGCCAGGCCAAGTCCAGACCACTAACGCAGGCCAGCCAGGCCAATCAAGATTAG
- the LOC108276289 gene encoding protein Flattop isoform X3, whose translation MSSSFSANQYDSAFKSNKLQNWTVPKQYKEKPSPAEGHTIFIATDRGHLLPGVKRGYPWTSFQGTWDLPSHIPPVHINPTARSQEGQQRLRKWGQVQNLVPSASGKLNETNENSRTPQCEMDPDWKGPYHKPVKLSLDQQLSKAKLSLDQQLSKAKLSLDQQLSKAKLSLDQQLSKAKLSLDQQLSKAKFSLDQQLSKAKFSLDQQLSKAMLSHNQPLHKARPSPDH comes from the exons ATGTCGTCGAGTTTCTCCGCAAACCAG TACGACAGCGCTTTCAAGTCGAATAAACTCCAGAACTGGACGGTACCAAAACAATACAAAGAG AAACCGTCGCCAGCAGAGGGCCACACTATATTTATAGCCACAGACAGAGGACACCTGCTTCCTGGTGTGAAG cGTGGATATCCTTGGACCTCATTCCAGGGGACGTGGGACTTACCAAGTCATATCCCTCCAGTTCACATTAATCCTACAGCACGCTCACAGGAGGGCCAGCAGCGCCTCAGGAAATGGGGGCAGGTGCAGAACCTGGTTCCATCAGCTTCGGGTAAACTAAATGAAACCAATGAAAACAGCAGGACACCACAGTGTGAG ATGGACCCGGACTGGAAAGGACCGTATCACAAGCCAGTCAAGTTGAGTCTAGACCAGCAACTCAGCAAAGCCAAGTTGAGTCTAGACCAGCAACTCAGCAAAGCCAAGTTGAGTCTAGACCAGCAACTCAGCAAAGCCAAGTTGAGTCTAGACCAGCAACTCAGCAAAGCCAAGTTGAGTCTAGACCAGCAACTCAGCAAAGCCAAGTTCAGTCTAGACCAGCAACTCAGCAAAGCCAAGTTCAGTCTAGACCAGCAACTCAGCAAAGCCATGCTGAGCCACAACCAGCCTCTACACAAAGCCAGGCCAAGTCCAGACCACTAA
- the LOC108276287 gene encoding protein Flattop, which produces MSSSFSANQYDSAFKSNKLQNWTVPKQYKEKPSPAEGHTIFIATDRGHLLPGVKRGYPWTSFQGTWDLPSHIPPVHINPTARSQEGQQRLRGWGQVQHLVPSASGKLNETNENSRTPQCEGTSGNGQHKGFSVNVPAPDGPGLERTVSQASQVQSRPATQQSQVQSRPATQQSQVQSRPATQQSQVQSRPATQQSHAEPQPASTQSQAKSRPLTQASQTSNQD; this is translated from the exons ATGTCGTCGAGTTTCTCCGCAAACCAG TACGACAGCGCTTTCAAGTCGAATAAACTCCAGAACTGGACGGTGCCAAAACAATACAAAGAG AAACCGTCGCCAGCAGAGGGCCACACTATATTTATAGCCACAGACAGAGGACACCTGCTTCCTGGTGTGAAG cGTGGATATCCTTGGACCTCATTCCAGGGGACGTGGGACTTACCAAGTCATATCCCTCCAGTTCACATTAATCCTACAGCACGCTCACAGGAGGGCCAGCAGCGCCTCAGGGGATGGGGGCAGGTGCAGCACCTGGTTCCATCAGCCTCGGGTAAACTAAATGAAACCAATGAAAACAGCAGGACACCACAGTGTGAG GGTACTAGTGGTAATGGTCAGCACAAGGGATTTTCTGTGAACGTTCCTGCTCCAGATGGACCCGGACTGGAAAGGACCGTATCACAAGCCAGTCAAGTTCAGTCTAGACCAGCGACTCAGCAAAGTCAAGTTCAGTCTAGACCAGCAACTCAGCAAAGCCAAGTTCAGTCTAGACCAGCAACTCAGCAAAGCCAAGTTCAGTCTAGACCAGCAACTCAGCAAAGCCATGCTGAGCCACAACCAGCCTCTACACAAAGCCAGGCCAAGTCCAGACCACTAACGCAGGCCAGCCAGACCAGCAATCAAGATTAG
- the ccnq gene encoding cyclin-Q isoform X1, with protein sequence MLLKFQASRFCVHIQLTMQASRSAHVATGVENNVTAAGESSNETKTHFRVCRFIIETGVKLGMRSVPVATACSLYHKFFQTASLQVYEPYLVAMSCIYLAGKVEEQHLRTRDIINVCHRYFRPGSDPLELDEKFWELRDSVVQCELLILRQLNFHVSFEHPHKYLLHYLLSVRSLLNRHAWSRTPIAETAWALLKDSYHGLVCVRHQPQHLAITALYLALHTYGVKVPAGEREWWQVLCEDITKAQIEAILTELLQLYDMEAKCT encoded by the exons ATGCTATTGAAGTTTCAGGC ATCCAGGTTCTGTGTCCATATCCAGTTAACCATGCAAGCGTCACGCTCTGCACACGTAGCCACCGGCGTGGAGAATAACGTTACAGCTGCTGGAGAGTCTAGTAATGaaaccaaaacacacttccgAGTCTGTCGCTTCATCATCGAGACAG GAGTGAAGTTGGGTATGCGGTCTGTTCCTGTAGCCACTGCATGTTCACTCTACCACAAGTTCTTCCAGACTGCCAGTTTACAGGTCTATGAGCCGTACTTGGTAGCCATGTCCTGCATCTATCTTGCGGGCAAAGTTGAAGAACAGCATCTCAGAACAAGAGACATTATCAACGTCTGTCACAG ATATTTCCGCCCCGGAAGTGATCCATTGGAGCTGGATGAGAAATTCTGGGAGCTGCGAGATAGTGTAGTCCAGTGTGAACTCCTCATTCTGAGACAGCTCAACTTTCATGTGTCATTCGAACATCCTCATAAA TACCTCCTGCACTACCTACTGTCCGTGCGGAGTTTGCTGAACCGTCATGCTTGGTCTCGGACCCCCATTGCTGAAACAGCCTGGGCCCTGCTCAAAGACAGTTACCATGGACTAGTGTGTGTGCGCCATCAGCCTCAGCACCTCGCAATTACAGCACTCTACCTTGCGCTGCACACTTATGGAGTCAAGGTGCCTGCTGGAGAAAGGGAGTGGTGGCAG GTTCTGTGTGAGGACATTACCAAAGCCCAGATTGAGGCCATATTGACTGAACTGTTGCAGCTCTATGACATGGAAGCCAAATGCACCTGA
- the ccnq gene encoding cyclin-Q isoform X2, translated as MQASRSAHVATGVENNVTAAGESSNETKTHFRVCRFIIETGVKLGMRSVPVATACSLYHKFFQTASLQVYEPYLVAMSCIYLAGKVEEQHLRTRDIINVCHRYFRPGSDPLELDEKFWELRDSVVQCELLILRQLNFHVSFEHPHKYLLHYLLSVRSLLNRHAWSRTPIAETAWALLKDSYHGLVCVRHQPQHLAITALYLALHTYGVKVPAGEREWWQVLCEDITKAQIEAILTELLQLYDMEAKCT; from the exons ATGCAAGCGTCACGCTCTGCACACGTAGCCACCGGCGTGGAGAATAACGTTACAGCTGCTGGAGAGTCTAGTAATGaaaccaaaacacacttccgAGTCTGTCGCTTCATCATCGAGACAG GAGTGAAGTTGGGTATGCGGTCTGTTCCTGTAGCCACTGCATGTTCACTCTACCACAAGTTCTTCCAGACTGCCAGTTTACAGGTCTATGAGCCGTACTTGGTAGCCATGTCCTGCATCTATCTTGCGGGCAAAGTTGAAGAACAGCATCTCAGAACAAGAGACATTATCAACGTCTGTCACAG ATATTTCCGCCCCGGAAGTGATCCATTGGAGCTGGATGAGAAATTCTGGGAGCTGCGAGATAGTGTAGTCCAGTGTGAACTCCTCATTCTGAGACAGCTCAACTTTCATGTGTCATTCGAACATCCTCATAAA TACCTCCTGCACTACCTACTGTCCGTGCGGAGTTTGCTGAACCGTCATGCTTGGTCTCGGACCCCCATTGCTGAAACAGCCTGGGCCCTGCTCAAAGACAGTTACCATGGACTAGTGTGTGTGCGCCATCAGCCTCAGCACCTCGCAATTACAGCACTCTACCTTGCGCTGCACACTTATGGAGTCAAGGTGCCTGCTGGAGAAAGGGAGTGGTGGCAG GTTCTGTGTGAGGACATTACCAAAGCCCAGATTGAGGCCATATTGACTGAACTGTTGCAGCTCTATGACATGGAAGCCAAATGCACCTGA